One Lucilia cuprina isolate Lc7/37 chromosome 4, ASM2204524v1, whole genome shotgun sequence DNA segment encodes these proteins:
- the LOC111686057 gene encoding uridine phosphorylase 1 isoform X3 — MSLLLTGNSHSMSEEEIDEYSDGTVKLRNPNIELMDQDILYHLALGSESHDLHEMFGDVKFVCMGGTPKRMENFAHFIMNEIGYKLPAGTMLQDISAYSYRYSMYKVGPVLCVSHGMGTPSVSILMHEMIKLMYHAKCHDPVFIRIGTCGGIGVEGGTVIITEDALDGQLRNSHEFTVLGKTIHRPAKLDKKLARELKSLASQDDPYDTIIGKTLCTNDFYEGQGRLDGAFCEFTEADKMAYLEKLREHGVVNIEMESTIFAALTYHAGIKAAVVCVALLNRLNGDQVNAPKEVMNEWQERPQILVARYIRKVLAQKGQLKNFFGQQGSIKSPRRFKLVQQESQAHE; from the exons atgTCTTTGTTATTGACCGGCAATAGTCATTCAATGTCTGAGGAGGAAATTGATGA atATTCCGATGGCACAGTTAAACTACGTAATCCCAATATTGAACTTATGGATCAGGATATTTTATATCATTTGGCCTTGGGCAGTGAGTCGCACGATTTACATGAAATGTTTGGTGATGTCAAG tttgttTGCATGGGCGGGACACCAAAGCGTATGGAAAACTTTGCACATTTCATAATGAATGAAATCGGCTATAAATTACCAGCGGGCACAATGTTACAGGACATTAGTGCTTACTCGTATCGTTATTCCATGTACAAAGTTGGTCCAGTACTTTGTGTTAGTCACGGCATGGGAACGCCCTCTGTTAGCATTTTAATGCATGAAATGATTAAACTAATGTATCATGCCAAGTGCCATGATCCCGTTTTCATACGTATTGGCACTTGTGGTGGTATTGGTGTTGAGGGTGGTACTGTCATCATAACCGAAGATGCCTTGGATGGTCAACTACGGAATTCGCATGAGTTT accgTTTTGGGCAAAACTATACATCGTCCTGCTAAATTGGATAAGAAATTGGCCAGAGAACTTAAATCTTTAGCGAGTCAAGATGATCCTTATGATACCATTATTGGCAAAACTTTATGTACCAATGATTTCTATGAGG GTCAAGGACGTTTAGATGGTGCTTTTTGTGAATTTACCGAAGCCGATAAAATGgcttatttagaaaaattacgtGAGCATGGTGTGGTTAATATTGAAATGGAAAGCACCATATTTGCAGCACTGACATATCATGCCGGCATTAAAGCTGCTGTGGTGTGTGTAGCATTGCTTAATCGTCTAAATGGTGATCAG GTCAATGCGCCCAAAGAAGTTATGAATGAATGGCAGGAACGTCCTCAAATTCTAGTGGCACGTTATATACGCAAAGTATTAGCCCAAAAGGgtcaattgaaaaatttcttcgGTCAACAAGGTTCCATTAAATCGCCCAGACGTTTCAAATTGGTGCAACAAGAATCTCAAGCTCatgaataa
- the LOC111686057 gene encoding uridine phosphorylase 1 isoform X1, translated as MPPTGISLDEADHHHDYKSYFEHTHTNGNGAHLVNDQEDEEDDMYAEVREHTRYSDGTVKLRNPNIELMDQDILYHLALGSESHDLHEMFGDVKFVCMGGTPKRMENFAHFIMNEIGYKLPAGTMLQDISAYSYRYSMYKVGPVLCVSHGMGTPSVSILMHEMIKLMYHAKCHDPVFIRIGTCGGIGVEGGTVIITEDALDGQLRNSHEFTVLGKTIHRPAKLDKKLARELKSLASQDDPYDTIIGKTLCTNDFYEGQGRLDGAFCEFTEADKMAYLEKLREHGVVNIEMESTIFAALTYHAGIKAAVVCVALLNRLNGDQVNAPKEVMNEWQERPQILVARYIRKVLAQKGQLKNFFGQQGSIKSPRRFKLVQQESQAHE; from the exons atgccTCCTACCGGTATTTCTCTTGATGAAGCTGATCATCATCATGattataaatcatattttgaaCATACACACACCAATGGCAATGGTGCCCATTTGGTAAATGACCAAGAAGATGAAGAGGATGATATGTATGCTGAAGTTCGTGAACATACCAG atATTCCGATGGCACAGTTAAACTACGTAATCCCAATATTGAACTTATGGATCAGGATATTTTATATCATTTGGCCTTGGGCAGTGAGTCGCACGATTTACATGAAATGTTTGGTGATGTCAAG tttgttTGCATGGGCGGGACACCAAAGCGTATGGAAAACTTTGCACATTTCATAATGAATGAAATCGGCTATAAATTACCAGCGGGCACAATGTTACAGGACATTAGTGCTTACTCGTATCGTTATTCCATGTACAAAGTTGGTCCAGTACTTTGTGTTAGTCACGGCATGGGAACGCCCTCTGTTAGCATTTTAATGCATGAAATGATTAAACTAATGTATCATGCCAAGTGCCATGATCCCGTTTTCATACGTATTGGCACTTGTGGTGGTATTGGTGTTGAGGGTGGTACTGTCATCATAACCGAAGATGCCTTGGATGGTCAACTACGGAATTCGCATGAGTTT accgTTTTGGGCAAAACTATACATCGTCCTGCTAAATTGGATAAGAAATTGGCCAGAGAACTTAAATCTTTAGCGAGTCAAGATGATCCTTATGATACCATTATTGGCAAAACTTTATGTACCAATGATTTCTATGAGG GTCAAGGACGTTTAGATGGTGCTTTTTGTGAATTTACCGAAGCCGATAAAATGgcttatttagaaaaattacgtGAGCATGGTGTGGTTAATATTGAAATGGAAAGCACCATATTTGCAGCACTGACATATCATGCCGGCATTAAAGCTGCTGTGGTGTGTGTAGCATTGCTTAATCGTCTAAATGGTGATCAG GTCAATGCGCCCAAAGAAGTTATGAATGAATGGCAGGAACGTCCTCAAATTCTAGTGGCACGTTATATACGCAAAGTATTAGCCCAAAAGGgtcaattgaaaaatttcttcgGTCAACAAGGTTCCATTAAATCGCCCAGACGTTTCAAATTGGTGCAACAAGAATCTCAAGCTCatgaataa
- the LOC111686057 gene encoding uridine phosphorylase 1 isoform X2, which produces MSLLLTGNSHSMSEEEIDDMVRYSDGTVKLRNPNIELMDQDILYHLALGSESHDLHEMFGDVKFVCMGGTPKRMENFAHFIMNEIGYKLPAGTMLQDISAYSYRYSMYKVGPVLCVSHGMGTPSVSILMHEMIKLMYHAKCHDPVFIRIGTCGGIGVEGGTVIITEDALDGQLRNSHEFTVLGKTIHRPAKLDKKLARELKSLASQDDPYDTIIGKTLCTNDFYEGQGRLDGAFCEFTEADKMAYLEKLREHGVVNIEMESTIFAALTYHAGIKAAVVCVALLNRLNGDQVNAPKEVMNEWQERPQILVARYIRKVLAQKGQLKNFFGQQGSIKSPRRFKLVQQESQAHE; this is translated from the exons atgTCTTTGTTATTGACCGGCAATAGTCATTCAATGTCTGAGGAGGAAATTGATGA CATGGTTAG atATTCCGATGGCACAGTTAAACTACGTAATCCCAATATTGAACTTATGGATCAGGATATTTTATATCATTTGGCCTTGGGCAGTGAGTCGCACGATTTACATGAAATGTTTGGTGATGTCAAG tttgttTGCATGGGCGGGACACCAAAGCGTATGGAAAACTTTGCACATTTCATAATGAATGAAATCGGCTATAAATTACCAGCGGGCACAATGTTACAGGACATTAGTGCTTACTCGTATCGTTATTCCATGTACAAAGTTGGTCCAGTACTTTGTGTTAGTCACGGCATGGGAACGCCCTCTGTTAGCATTTTAATGCATGAAATGATTAAACTAATGTATCATGCCAAGTGCCATGATCCCGTTTTCATACGTATTGGCACTTGTGGTGGTATTGGTGTTGAGGGTGGTACTGTCATCATAACCGAAGATGCCTTGGATGGTCAACTACGGAATTCGCATGAGTTT accgTTTTGGGCAAAACTATACATCGTCCTGCTAAATTGGATAAGAAATTGGCCAGAGAACTTAAATCTTTAGCGAGTCAAGATGATCCTTATGATACCATTATTGGCAAAACTTTATGTACCAATGATTTCTATGAGG GTCAAGGACGTTTAGATGGTGCTTTTTGTGAATTTACCGAAGCCGATAAAATGgcttatttagaaaaattacgtGAGCATGGTGTGGTTAATATTGAAATGGAAAGCACCATATTTGCAGCACTGACATATCATGCCGGCATTAAAGCTGCTGTGGTGTGTGTAGCATTGCTTAATCGTCTAAATGGTGATCAG GTCAATGCGCCCAAAGAAGTTATGAATGAATGGCAGGAACGTCCTCAAATTCTAGTGGCACGTTATATACGCAAAGTATTAGCCCAAAAGGgtcaattgaaaaatttcttcgGTCAACAAGGTTCCATTAAATCGCCCAGACGTTTCAAATTGGTGCAACAAGAATCTCAAGCTCatgaataa